One Mycobacterium marseillense DNA window includes the following coding sequences:
- a CDS encoding Mce protein, with translation MTVTADQERDATEDVEKPPDDDRDDASDVDEETPKAPARQWKRYARIGLVAAVYLGAFGLAGGLGWKLWDEHAVTRAGQAAQRTAIDYAQVLTSIDSNQVDQNFSAVLDGATGEFKDTYTKASVQLRQLLVDNKATAHGTVIDSAVESQSKTRVVVLLMVDQAVSNAVRPDGRVDRSRMKITMDNVGGRWLASKVELP, from the coding sequence GTGACCGTGACCGCCGACCAAGAGCGCGACGCCACCGAGGACGTCGAGAAGCCACCCGACGACGACCGTGACGACGCGTCGGACGTCGACGAGGAAACCCCGAAGGCTCCGGCGCGGCAGTGGAAACGGTACGCCCGCATCGGCTTGGTGGCCGCCGTCTACCTGGGTGCCTTCGGCCTCGCGGGCGGGCTCGGCTGGAAGCTATGGGATGAGCACGCGGTGACCCGCGCCGGGCAGGCGGCCCAACGGACCGCGATCGACTACGCCCAGGTGCTCACGAGCATCGATTCCAACCAGGTCGACCAGAATTTCTCCGCCGTACTCGACGGTGCCACAGGGGAATTCAAGGACACGTACACCAAGGCCAGCGTGCAGCTTCGGCAATTGCTGGTCGACAACAAGGCCACCGCGCACGGGACCGTGATCGACTCTGCGGTCGAATCCCAGAGCAAAACCAGGGTGGTCGTGCTGTTGATGGTCGACCAGGCGGTCAGCAACGCGGTGCGTCCCGATGGTCGCGTCGACCGGAGTCGCATGAAGATCACCATGGATAATGTCGGTGGCCGTTGGCTGGCCAGCAAAGTCGAACTCCCCTAG
- a CDS encoding class I SAM-dependent methyltransferase, whose amino-acid sequence MTQPTQEMFEAAYRGEAPEMGEGNRPPWSIGEPQPEIAALVEAGKFHGDVLDAGCGEAAVSLYLAERGFSTVGLDQSPTAIELAREKAARRGLTNATFDVADISAFTGYDGRFGTIVDSTLFHSMPVELRDGYQQSIVRAAAPGASYYVLVFDRAAMPAEGPVNAVTEDELREVVSKYWVVDEIRPARIHANVPEGFLEGFQAFAGDVRDEGNGRKSVGAWLLSAHLG is encoded by the coding sequence ATGACTCAGCCAACGCAAGAGATGTTCGAAGCCGCTTACCGGGGCGAGGCTCCCGAGATGGGCGAGGGCAACCGGCCGCCGTGGAGCATCGGTGAGCCGCAGCCGGAGATCGCGGCCCTCGTCGAGGCCGGCAAGTTCCACGGTGACGTGCTCGACGCCGGCTGCGGCGAGGCGGCGGTGTCGCTGTACCTGGCCGAACGCGGTTTCAGCACCGTGGGTCTGGACCAGTCGCCCACCGCCATCGAGCTGGCGCGCGAGAAGGCCGCCCGCCGTGGCCTGACCAACGCCACCTTCGACGTCGCGGACATCAGTGCCTTCACCGGCTACGACGGCCGCTTCGGGACCATCGTCGACAGCACGCTGTTCCACTCGATGCCCGTTGAGCTGCGCGACGGCTATCAGCAATCGATCGTGCGGGCAGCCGCGCCCGGGGCGTCGTACTACGTGCTGGTCTTTGACCGCGCCGCGATGCCGGCCGAGGGCCCGGTCAACGCGGTGACCGAAGACGAGCTGCGCGAGGTGGTTTCGAAGTACTGGGTGGTCGACGAGATCCGCCCGGCGCGTATCCATGCCAACGTGCCCGAGGGCTTCCTCGAAGGTTTCCAGGCCTTCGCCGGTGACGTTCGCGATGAGGGCAACGGCCGCAAGTCCGTTGGGGCCTGGTTACTGTCAGCCCATCTCGGTTAG
- a CDS encoding MCE family protein: MISGRRKLIAVAAVAASAAAVAIGVVGHYVKSRLDTMTVIAQFDSAAGLYEGNVVAVLGMPVGKVSKVTSKGSYVEAELTVDKKVKIPAAARAVTITTSILTDRQVELTPPYRNGPVLKNHDTIGLTRTKTPVAFDRVLDMLDKVSKSLKGDGKGGGPVADLSDAAVAITDGNGKKILAALDELSKALRLSSERGVTTREQLTTIVTDLSSITEAAARNDAKVREFGSTTRQLSQTLADERFGTGATGRTINRILEEVTTLIENNRDNLKQAVRNGDTVAKTLVEDQRVVAELLDVLPLTLENLYNTVDQNNGAIRVHGLLDKALTDSQSAKELCNLMHLRQLGCSTGTLQDYGPDFGLTYILDGLSAMGQ; the protein is encoded by the coding sequence ATGATTTCTGGTAGGCGCAAGCTCATCGCCGTGGCGGCAGTGGCCGCTTCGGCGGCCGCCGTGGCCATCGGCGTGGTCGGCCACTATGTCAAGTCGCGCCTGGACACGATGACCGTGATCGCTCAATTCGACAGCGCCGCCGGTCTTTACGAAGGCAACGTGGTCGCGGTGCTCGGCATGCCCGTGGGGAAGGTCAGCAAGGTCACGTCCAAAGGCAGCTACGTCGAGGCCGAGCTGACGGTGGACAAGAAGGTCAAGATCCCCGCCGCGGCCCGGGCGGTCACCATCACCACCTCGATCCTCACCGACCGGCAGGTCGAACTGACGCCGCCGTACCGGAACGGCCCGGTGCTCAAGAACCACGACACCATCGGACTGACCAGGACGAAGACTCCCGTCGCGTTCGACCGCGTGCTCGACATGCTCGACAAGGTCTCCAAATCGCTCAAGGGCGACGGGAAAGGCGGCGGCCCGGTCGCCGACCTGAGCGACGCGGCGGTCGCCATCACCGACGGGAACGGCAAGAAGATCCTGGCCGCTCTCGACGAGCTGTCCAAAGCGCTGCGCCTCAGCTCCGAGCGAGGAGTCACCACCCGCGAGCAACTGACCACCATCGTCACCGACCTCAGCTCGATCACCGAGGCGGCGGCGCGCAACGACGCCAAGGTGCGCGAATTCGGTTCCACCACACGCCAGCTCAGCCAGACCTTGGCCGACGAGAGGTTCGGCACCGGCGCCACCGGGCGCACCATCAACCGCATCCTCGAGGAAGTCACCACGCTGATCGAGAACAATCGCGACAACCTCAAGCAGGCGGTCCGCAACGGCGACACGGTAGCCAAGACGCTCGTCGAGGATCAGCGCGTCGTGGCCGAGTTGCTCGACGTCCTGCCGCTGACGCTGGAAAACCTCTACAACACCGTCGATCAGAACAACGGCGCGATCCGCGTGCACGGCCTGCTCGACAAGGCGCTCACCGACAGTCAGTCCGCGAAGGAACTCTGCAACCTGATGCATCTGCGTCAATTGGGTTGCAGCACTGGGACACTGCAGGACTACGGTCCCGACTTCGGTCTGACCTACATTCTCGACGGCCTCTCGGCGATGGGACAGTAG
- a CDS encoding MCE family protein encodes MKVRGPLIGLSLFMAIAIAVTWMVYATLRRDVAGPTTPYSAMFTDVYGLRIGDDVRMAGVRVGRVENIELAGKLAKVSFIVENDQRLYGNTVASVTYQNIIGQRYLGLSLGETGDRGMLSAGSVIPVQQTDPSFDVGKLLNGFEPLFTLLNPKDADDLTKGVLQSLQGDQASIPLLVQQTSTITRTLSARDQSLGDLISNLTKVTDTVARQNDDLDHALDQTRSAVANFDARRPALQDSVGSIARVTRRLAAIADDVDPALNQLITREPGFSKHLAGIEPQLAFTGDNLPLLLKGFARAVGEGTYGNAYACDLNATGFFPGLNDITTFIVNAATPGNAYPITTKNMGWHTPRCRNMANG; translated from the coding sequence ATGAAGGTACGCGGACCGCTGATCGGGCTGTCGCTGTTCATGGCGATCGCCATCGCGGTGACGTGGATGGTGTACGCCACCCTGCGGCGCGACGTGGCCGGCCCGACGACGCCGTACTCGGCGATGTTCACCGACGTGTACGGGTTACGCATCGGCGACGACGTCCGCATGGCCGGCGTGCGGGTGGGCCGCGTCGAAAACATCGAACTGGCCGGGAAACTGGCGAAGGTCTCGTTCATCGTCGAGAACGATCAGCGCCTGTACGGCAACACCGTCGCATCGGTGACCTACCAGAACATCATCGGACAGCGCTATCTGGGACTGTCGCTCGGTGAAACCGGCGACAGGGGAATGCTTTCGGCAGGCAGCGTCATCCCGGTGCAGCAGACCGACCCCTCGTTTGACGTCGGCAAGTTGCTCAACGGTTTCGAGCCACTGTTCACCCTGCTCAACCCCAAAGACGCCGACGACCTGACCAAGGGGGTTCTGCAGTCGTTGCAAGGCGATCAGGCTTCCATCCCGCTGCTGGTGCAGCAGACGTCGACGATCACCCGCACGCTGTCGGCGCGCGACCAGTCGTTGGGCGACCTCATCAGCAATCTCACCAAAGTCACCGACACCGTCGCGCGGCAAAACGACGACCTCGACCACGCGCTCGATCAAACCCGTTCCGCGGTCGCCAATTTCGACGCCCGCCGCCCGGCGTTGCAGGATTCGGTCGGTTCGATCGCCCGGGTGACCCGCCGACTCGCGGCGATCGCCGACGACGTCGACCCTGCATTGAACCAATTGATCACCCGGGAGCCGGGATTCAGCAAGCACCTGGCCGGCATCGAACCCCAGCTGGCGTTCACCGGCGACAACCTGCCCCTGTTGCTCAAGGGTTTCGCGCGGGCGGTCGGTGAGGGCACCTACGGCAACGCCTACGCCTGCGATCTGAACGCGACGGGCTTCTTCCCCGGACTCAACGACATCACCACGTTCATCGTGAACGCGGCCACGCCCGGCAACGCGTATCCGATCACCACGAAGAACATGGGGTGGCACACCCCGCGATGCAGGAACATGGCCAATGGCTGA
- a CDS encoding PE family protein: MTLRVLPEGLAATSAAVEAITAQLAAAHAAAGPVVSAVVPPAADPVSLEAAAIFSGRGSQHTAAAAKGVEVLGRAGMGVSLAGVGYAAEDAADAATYLVSGG; the protein is encoded by the coding sequence ATGACGCTACGAGTTCTTCCCGAGGGCCTGGCCGCGACGAGCGCGGCGGTGGAGGCGATCACCGCCCAGCTCGCGGCCGCACACGCGGCCGCCGGCCCGGTGGTCTCGGCGGTGGTTCCACCGGCGGCCGATCCGGTATCCCTTGAAGCGGCAGCCATTTTCAGCGGCAGGGGCAGCCAGCATACGGCCGCGGCGGCCAAAGGCGTCGAGGTGTTGGGCCGGGCCGGGATGGGGGTCAGCCTGGCCGGCGTCGGTTACGCCGCCGAGGACGCGGCGGACGCGGCGACTTATCTGGTATCAGGCGGCTGA
- a CDS encoding MlaD family protein, whose product MNWGKHKALAVALSTVMVSSGCATNGLASLPLPAPGMGGGGYLLTAVFSNALNLPAHAKVKLAGADVGQLEKMVARNYTAVTTLRIMDGVRIPVGSTAELRSATPLGDVFVAIKPPTPTDPHAPLLKGGETIGLPATRAAATVESVLSSAALLVNGGAVRNFTNIVNGAGKATGDQGRAFGDLINRTNLLLGKLNARSEQIDAAVTETAGLADRLDEKNQAISEVLQAVGPATNVLSSNADEIADVVDELGATTRQLSKFPSIAGTDKTGRSVIKDANTIAGAWNDVVLSPDTSLAGLNRLIPPFVKTTSSDAISVRGSFDRLVMGSRPGTGAETGGFKGDPAFHGPMRRDWNYMIGSIKYVLWRLQERVVGRGPQTPMGQTPWTPSGPPLPPAPAGEAPPDPMSPEPPR is encoded by the coding sequence ATGAACTGGGGCAAGCACAAGGCACTGGCGGTGGCGCTGAGCACCGTCATGGTCAGTTCGGGCTGCGCCACCAACGGGCTGGCCAGCCTGCCGTTGCCGGCGCCGGGCATGGGCGGCGGCGGATATCTACTTACCGCCGTGTTCTCCAACGCCCTGAATCTGCCCGCCCACGCGAAGGTTAAACTCGCCGGCGCCGACGTCGGCCAACTCGAAAAGATGGTCGCGCGAAACTACACCGCGGTGACCACGCTGCGCATCATGGACGGCGTGCGCATCCCCGTCGGCAGCACCGCGGAGCTACGGTCCGCGACACCGCTGGGCGACGTGTTCGTCGCGATCAAGCCACCGACCCCGACGGATCCTCATGCCCCGCTGCTCAAGGGCGGCGAGACCATCGGGTTGCCGGCCACCCGCGCCGCCGCCACCGTCGAGAGCGTGCTCAGCTCGGCCGCGCTGCTCGTCAACGGGGGAGCGGTCCGCAACTTCACCAATATCGTCAACGGCGCCGGCAAGGCAACCGGCGACCAGGGACGCGCGTTCGGCGACCTGATCAACCGGACCAATCTGCTGCTGGGCAAGCTCAATGCCCGCTCCGAGCAGATCGACGCGGCGGTGACCGAGACCGCGGGCCTGGCCGACCGGCTGGATGAAAAGAACCAAGCAATCAGCGAGGTCTTACAGGCCGTCGGGCCGGCGACGAACGTGTTGTCCAGCAACGCCGACGAAATAGCCGACGTCGTCGACGAACTCGGCGCCACGACCCGCCAGCTTTCCAAGTTCCCGTCCATCGCCGGTACCGACAAGACGGGCCGCAGCGTCATCAAGGACGCGAACACCATCGCCGGCGCATGGAACGACGTGGTGCTGAGCCCGGACACCAGCCTCGCCGGCCTGAACCGGCTGATCCCGCCCTTCGTGAAAACCACCTCCAGCGACGCTATTTCGGTACGCGGCAGCTTCGATCGCCTGGTCATGGGATCGCGACCCGGCACCGGTGCGGAGACCGGGGGATTCAAGGGCGATCCGGCGTTCCACGGACCCATGCGCCGCGACTGGAACTACATGATCGGCTCGATCAAGTACGTGCTGTGGCGACTGCAGGAACGCGTCGTGGGCCGCGGCCCGCAAACGCCGATGGGCCAAACCCCTTGGACGCCGAGCGGTCCGCCGCTCCCACCGGCGCCCGCGGGAGAAGCGCCCCCGGATCCCATGAGTCCGGAGCCGCCGCGGTGA
- a CDS encoding MlaD family protein: MIETLARFIVTAVKTGHRQRAWLSGIALVLTLVVGLAYLAIGALRINPFDSTYQVTIRLPESGGLLANQDVSVRGIRVGRIQSLRPTPTGIEVIANINANTKIPAASPVRVSGLSPAGEQYIDFEPASNSGPFLSNGSVIGPQRTTTPIPLSQVLADADGMLAQTDPKKLEIVKRELSLSKEGPQKLTDIIDGSTFLLSTMDPVLPQTVSMLKTSRVVLTTLSDKNAGLAVAARNVGDLMTGVNKMDRGYRKFVDQTPNAMSSVDNLFDDNSDTMVGLLANLVTTARIIYVRVPALNAVFPNYRGSTLEALMTTMHEHGLWATADIYPRYTCDYGTPRRPSSSADYPEPFLYTYCRDDDPQVLIRGAKNAPRPGGDDTAGPPAGADLGQTADPTPKGRFTIPTPYGGPVLPIEPPH, translated from the coding sequence GTGATCGAGACGCTCGCACGCTTCATCGTCACCGCGGTCAAAACCGGTCACCGGCAGCGCGCCTGGCTGTCCGGCATCGCGCTGGTGCTCACACTCGTGGTCGGCCTGGCCTACCTGGCGATCGGTGCGCTGCGCATCAACCCGTTCGACTCCACCTACCAGGTCACGATCCGGCTTCCCGAATCCGGTGGCCTGCTGGCCAACCAGGATGTGTCGGTTCGCGGGATCCGGGTCGGGCGCATCCAGTCGCTGCGACCCACGCCTACCGGCATCGAGGTGATCGCGAACATCAACGCGAATACCAAGATTCCCGCCGCCAGCCCGGTGCGCGTATCCGGGCTCTCGCCCGCGGGCGAGCAGTACATCGACTTCGAGCCCGCCTCCAACAGCGGTCCTTTTCTGTCGAACGGCAGCGTGATCGGCCCCCAGCGCACCACGACGCCGATCCCGCTGTCCCAGGTCCTGGCCGACGCCGACGGGATGCTCGCCCAAACCGACCCGAAGAAGCTCGAAATCGTCAAGCGGGAACTGAGTTTGAGCAAGGAGGGCCCGCAAAAGCTCACCGACATCATCGACGGTTCGACGTTCCTGCTGTCGACGATGGACCCGGTGCTGCCGCAGACGGTCAGCATGCTCAAGACCAGCCGCGTCGTATTGACCACCCTGTCGGACAAGAATGCCGGGCTCGCGGTGGCTGCGCGCAATGTCGGAGACCTCATGACCGGCGTGAACAAGATGGACCGCGGCTATCGCAAATTCGTCGATCAGACGCCGAACGCGATGTCCTCGGTGGACAACCTGTTCGACGACAACTCCGACACCATGGTCGGACTGCTGGCCAACCTGGTGACCACCGCACGGATCATCTATGTCCGGGTTCCGGCGTTGAACGCGGTCTTCCCGAACTATCGCGGGTCCACGCTCGAGGCCCTGATGACCACCATGCACGAGCACGGGCTGTGGGCGACCGCCGACATCTACCCGCGCTACACCTGTGACTACGGCACCCCGCGCCGGCCGTCGTCGTCCGCGGACTATCCCGAACCGTTCCTGTACACCTACTGCCGCGACGACGACCCGCAGGTGTTGATCCGCGGCGCGAAGAACGCGCCCCGACCGGGCGGCGACGACACGGCCGGGCCGCCCGCCGGCGCCGATCTGGGCCAAACCGCCGATCCAACACCCAAGGGGAGGTTCACCATTCCGACGCCCTACGGCGGACCGGTACTGCCGATCGAGCCACCTCACTGA
- a CDS encoding class I SAM-dependent methyltransferase has product MARTENDTWDLASSVGATATAVAAQRAIASQGPDALLNDPWADPLVRAVGTETFIKLLGNQLDRIDDPLLNRQAVKEQITVRTRFFDDFFLQVTGSGIRQAVILASGLDTRAYRLAWPAGTIVYEIDQPEVIEFKTRTLAGLGATPGAQRRTVPIDLRDDWPAALVDAGFDAAQPTAWSAEGLLVYLPPEAQDRLFDNIAAASARGSRIATEHLDLSKIPSDWAQKLTERSRRIGSSINLAELFYTGERNTAAEYLTARGWQVDIRTTEQAFAAQGFGLPNDELASFGDASGYLTATLR; this is encoded by the coding sequence GTGGCCCGCACCGAGAACGACACATGGGATCTGGCGTCCAGCGTCGGAGCCACCGCGACAGCGGTCGCCGCGCAGCGCGCGATCGCCTCCCAAGGCCCGGACGCCCTGCTGAACGACCCCTGGGCCGACCCGCTCGTCCGCGCAGTCGGCACCGAGACCTTCATCAAGCTCCTCGGCAACCAGCTCGACCGCATTGACGATCCGCTCCTGAACCGCCAGGCCGTGAAGGAGCAGATCACGGTGCGCACCCGGTTCTTCGACGATTTCTTTCTGCAAGTGACCGGCTCGGGCATCCGGCAGGCGGTCATCCTGGCGTCCGGATTGGACACCAGGGCTTACCGGCTCGCCTGGCCGGCGGGCACGATCGTCTACGAAATCGACCAGCCCGAAGTCATCGAGTTCAAGACGCGGACGCTGGCCGGCCTGGGCGCCACACCCGGCGCGCAGCGGCGCACGGTTCCGATCGACCTGCGCGACGATTGGCCGGCGGCACTCGTCGATGCCGGATTCGACGCCGCGCAGCCGACCGCCTGGAGCGCCGAGGGGCTGCTCGTCTACTTGCCGCCGGAGGCCCAGGACCGCCTGTTCGACAACATCGCCGCCGCGTCGGCGCGCGGCAGCCGGATCGCGACGGAGCACCTGGACCTGAGCAAGATTCCGTCGGATTGGGCGCAGAAGCTGACTGAGCGGTCTCGGCGCATCGGCTCCAGCATCAATCTGGCGGAGCTTTTCTACACGGGCGAGCGCAACACCGCGGCCGAGTACCTCACCGCACGCGGCTGGCAGGTCGACATCCGGACCACCGAGCAGGCCTTCGCCGCCCAGGGGTTCGGGTTGCCCAACGACGAGCTGGCCTCGTTCGGCGACGCCTCGGGCTACCTGACCGCGACATTGCGGTAG
- a CDS encoding TetR/AcrR family transcriptional regulator, protein MPSASRSSADHVKRRPKDRKIQIARAATDAFSELGYHAVSMENIAARVGISAAALYRHSQGKYDLFRDVVLALGQQLVDATAFADDLPADADPDKVLSALTRALIDTTIVNRTTGGLYRWEGRYLRGDDQRASADQIKLINRRLQRPLVRLRPKLTSRQRWLLSAATLSVIGSITDHRSRLGNAEIRAALTDVATAVLQAELPAPRERDSEPLRTSTLTSAAGSYELLLHESMRLFNERGYRETGMEDIAAAVGIPVASIYQYFPGKAAILAVYYRRAADQLSGDLSSILATSDDPEQALARLIDAYVTRSFANPELACVYYTERHNLPETDAVLLYNIQRSTVESWARLAVAASPQLTLGRARYAVHAAFALAVDIGRLVHPDTSQSATLTVRRLMEVTVLGRPAASPDAVGERRQRR, encoded by the coding sequence ATGCCATCGGCTAGCCGCTCGTCTGCGGATCATGTCAAGCGGCGCCCGAAGGACCGCAAGATCCAGATCGCCCGCGCCGCCACCGATGCCTTCAGCGAGCTGGGCTACCACGCGGTCAGCATGGAGAACATCGCGGCGCGGGTCGGCATCTCCGCGGCCGCCCTGTATCGGCATTCGCAGGGCAAATACGACTTGTTCCGTGATGTCGTCCTGGCGCTGGGCCAGCAACTGGTGGACGCCACGGCGTTCGCCGATGATTTGCCCGCCGACGCCGATCCCGACAAAGTCCTCAGCGCGCTCACCCGTGCGCTGATCGACACCACGATCGTCAACCGCACCACCGGCGGACTGTATCGGTGGGAAGGCCGCTATCTGCGCGGGGACGACCAACGCGCGTCCGCGGACCAAATCAAACTGATCAACCGGCGTCTGCAGCGGCCGTTGGTCCGGCTGCGGCCGAAACTCACCTCGCGGCAGCGCTGGTTGCTGTCGGCGGCCACGCTGAGCGTCATCGGCAGCATCACCGATCATCGGTCCCGCCTCGGTAACGCGGAGATCCGGGCGGCACTCACCGATGTCGCGACCGCGGTCCTGCAGGCCGAGTTGCCCGCGCCGCGCGAACGTGACTCCGAACCGTTGCGCACGTCGACGCTGACGAGCGCCGCCGGCAGCTACGAGCTGCTGCTCCACGAGTCGATGCGCCTGTTCAACGAACGTGGTTACCGCGAGACCGGTATGGAAGACATCGCCGCGGCGGTCGGCATACCGGTTGCCAGCATCTACCAATACTTCCCGGGGAAAGCCGCCATCTTGGCGGTCTATTACCGGCGAGCCGCCGACCAACTCTCGGGCGACCTGTCCAGCATTCTGGCCACCAGCGACGATCCCGAGCAGGCGCTCGCGCGGCTCATCGACGCCTATGTGACCCGGTCGTTCGCCAACCCCGAGCTCGCGTGTGTGTATTACACCGAGCGACACAACCTGCCCGAGACAGATGCGGTGCTGCTGTACAACATTCAGCGCTCCACCGTCGAGTCCTGGGCCCGATTGGCCGTAGCGGCAAGTCCGCAACTCACCCTTGGTCGCGCGCGTTACGCCGTGCATGCTGCGTTCGCGCTCGCGGTCGACATCGGGCGCTTGGTGCACCCCGACACCAGTCAGTCCGCCACTCTCACGGTGCGTCGCCTGATGGAAGTGACGGTGCTGGGACGGCCGGCCGCATCCCCCGACGCGGTTGGCGAGCGCCGGCAACGGCGCTGA
- a CDS encoding MCE family protein — translation MADALRTRWLRRRPLESYNRTWLGLAGLAVVVVLVAVSLGIKLLGVGYTHYTAEFLQAATLRPGNPITIAGIEVGHVTSMKLDGDHVEAGLSVRDNVPLGKDTRAVIKVMTILGSRYLELVPDGPGSIPAKTITLSHTSVPYDLQSLLEDATTTFEQVDSDQFAQSLAVLGKQLGGVPPLVPQAVANLQTLSTITADRRGQLGTLLKSTQRVVNTLRRQQTNIGHLMDQGQDLLGHLVARQATFHAMFAALTELVDQLDKVIVTNRPMLDELFTNLHDLTNMIGQHDDLVRNILQVAPVTLRGLTNATGYGPVVEFNLPNGLAIDSWMCAISGRAKEFKMIQYFKDCK, via the coding sequence ATGGCTGACGCATTGAGAACCCGATGGCTGCGGCGGCGACCGCTCGAGTCGTACAACAGGACCTGGCTCGGGCTGGCCGGCCTCGCGGTGGTCGTGGTTCTGGTCGCGGTGTCGCTCGGAATCAAGCTTCTCGGCGTCGGCTACACCCATTACACCGCCGAATTCCTGCAGGCGGCCACGCTGCGGCCCGGAAACCCCATCACCATCGCGGGCATCGAGGTCGGGCACGTCACCAGCATGAAACTCGACGGCGATCACGTCGAAGCCGGCTTGAGCGTGCGGGACAATGTCCCGCTCGGCAAGGACACCCGAGCGGTCATCAAGGTCATGACCATCCTCGGGTCGCGCTATCTCGAGCTGGTGCCCGACGGCCCGGGTTCGATTCCGGCCAAGACGATCACCCTGTCCCACACCTCGGTGCCCTACGACCTGCAGTCGCTGCTCGAAGACGCCACCACCACATTCGAGCAAGTCGATTCCGATCAGTTCGCGCAATCACTCGCCGTGCTGGGCAAGCAACTCGGCGGGGTGCCGCCGCTCGTTCCGCAGGCCGTCGCGAACCTGCAGACGCTGTCGACGATCACCGCCGACCGCCGAGGACAGCTCGGCACGCTCCTGAAAAGCACCCAGCGCGTGGTCAATACGCTGCGACGCCAGCAGACCAACATCGGACATCTGATGGACCAGGGGCAGGACCTGCTCGGCCACCTGGTGGCCCGCCAGGCCACCTTCCACGCCATGTTCGCGGCGCTCACCGAGCTCGTCGATCAGCTCGACAAGGTCATCGTCACCAACCGGCCCATGCTGGACGAACTGTTCACCAACCTGCACGACCTGACCAACATGATCGGCCAGCACGACGACTTGGTGCGAAACATTCTGCAGGTGGCCCCAGTGACACTGCGGGGCTTGACCAACGCCACCGGCTATGGGCCGGTCGTCGAATTCAACCTGCCCAACGGGCTCGCCATCGACTCGTGGATGTGCGCCATCAGCGGCCGCGCAAAGGAATTCAAGATGATCCAGTACTTCAAGGACTGCAAATGA
- a CDS encoding mannan-binding protein yields the protein MRMIWLSASVAAVAVAVLTAPSASASAQSFCGDLGGDWDGQYCHTSVTSDRKAVRDIKMALPGDLVENPTSGPAIREYLHNLMNNWRTKGASMVQDSWGEENFQVFPHGRALSVAFHEDYHADGPSFNNAYRTFTFDMAGGRRLQLADITKPGVDPLTAIPPLAEPFIQEALDRAAWQHAPGTYPFTVDRWTPDKVFSGGYKAWALTPDELILYMPDYPVGHDSPIQYGQSQQWFMDGGTAQPHIPLSALGSVLRPEFGGA from the coding sequence ATGCGGATGATCTGGCTTTCGGCCAGTGTCGCGGCGGTGGCCGTGGCGGTGTTGACGGCGCCGTCGGCGTCGGCGTCGGCGCAGTCGTTTTGCGGCGACCTTGGCGGCGATTGGGACGGACAGTACTGCCACACCTCGGTAACATCCGACCGAAAAGCCGTGCGCGACATCAAGATGGCACTGCCCGGCGATCTGGTTGAAAACCCGACCAGCGGCCCCGCGATCCGCGAATACCTGCATAACCTGATGAACAACTGGCGCACGAAGGGCGCCTCGATGGTCCAGGACAGCTGGGGCGAGGAGAACTTCCAGGTTTTCCCCCACGGGCGGGCGCTGAGCGTGGCCTTCCACGAGGACTACCACGCCGACGGGCCGTCGTTCAACAACGCCTATCGCACCTTCACCTTCGACATGGCCGGTGGCCGACGGTTGCAGCTGGCCGACATCACCAAACCCGGTGTCGACCCGCTGACCGCCATCCCGCCGTTGGCCGAACCCTTCATTCAGGAGGCGCTCGATCGCGCCGCGTGGCAGCACGCCCCGGGGACGTATCCGTTCACCGTCGACCGCTGGACACCGGACAAGGTGTTCTCCGGGGGCTACAAGGCGTGGGCTCTCACGCCCGACGAACTGATCCTTTACATGCCGGATTACCCGGTCGGGCACGACTCGCCTATCCAGTACGGGCAGTCCCAGCAATGGTTTATGGACGGAGGCACGGCCCAGCCACACATCCCGCTCAGCGCGCTCGGCTCGGTGCTGCGGCCGGAATTCGGCGGGGCGTAA